A genomic stretch from Theropithecus gelada isolate Dixy chromosome 2, Tgel_1.0, whole genome shotgun sequence includes:
- the PRSS50 gene encoding probable threonine protease PRSS50: MGPWFQSLACGQRPRRSAPSRAGSLLLLLLLLLKPAGCWGAGEAPGALSTADPANQSTRCAPKATCPSGWPRLPQQALTTQTLPSTTQTLPSTTQTLPSTTIATQSPVSEGKVDPYHSCGFSYEQDLTLRDPEAMARRWPWMVSVQANGTHICAGTIIASQWVVTVAHCLTRHDVIYSVRVGSPWIDQMTQTASDVLVLQVIVHSKYRAQRFWSWVGQANNIGLLKLKQALKYSKYVRPICLPGTDYVVKDHSLCTVTGWGLSKADGMWPQFRTIQEKEVTILNNKDCDNFYHNFTKIPSLVRIIKSQMICAEDTRREQFCYELTGEPLVCSMEGTWYLVGLVSWGAGCQKSEAPPIYLHIASYQNWIWDCLSGQALALPAPSRALLLALPLPLSLLAAL; encoded by the exons ATGGGTCCCTGGTTCCAGAGCCTGGCCTGCGGGCAGCGCCCCCGGAGGTCTGCCCCCTCCCGCGCTGgttccctgctgctgctgctgctgctgctgctgaagcCTGCGG GTTGCTGGGGCGCAGGGGAAGCCCCGGGGGCGCTGTCCACTGCCGATCCCGCCAACCAGAGCACCCGCTGTGCCCCCAAGGCCACCTGCCCTTCCGGCTGGCCTCGTCTTCCCCAGCAGGCCCTGACCACCCAGACACTGCCCTCGACCACCCAGACACTGCCCTCGACCACCCAGACACTGCCCTCGACCACCATAGCGACCCAATCCCCAGTTTCTGAAGGCAAAGTCGACCCATACCACT CCTGTGGCTTTTCCTACGAGCAGGACCTCACCCTCAGGGACCCAGAAGCCATGGCTCGACGGTGGCCCTGGATGGTCAGCGTGCAGGCCAATGGCACACACATCTGTGCGGGCACCATCATTGCCTCCCAGTGGGTGGTGACTGTGGCCCACTGCCTGACCCG GCATGATGTTATCTACTCAGTGAGGGTGGGGAGTCCGTGGATTGACCAGATGACGCAGACCGCCTCCGACGTCCTGGTGCTCCAGGTCATCGTGCACAGCAAGTACCGGGCCCAGAGGTTCTGGTCCTGGGTGGGCCAGGCCAACAACATTGGCCTCCTCAAGCTCAAGCAGGCACTCAAGTACAGCAAGTACGTGCGGCCCATCTGCCTGCCTGGCACGGACTATGTGGTGAAGGACCATTCCCTCTGCACTGTGACGGGCTGGGGACTTTCCAAGGCTGATG GTATGTGGCCTCAGTTCCGGACAATTCAGGAGAAGGAAGTTACCATCCTGAACAACAAGGATTGTGACAACTTCTACCACAACTTCACCAAAATCCCCAGTCTGGTTCGGATCATCAAGTCCCAGATGATATGTGCAGAGGACACCCGCAGGGAGCAGTTCTGCTAT GAGCTAACTGGAGAGCCCTTGGTCTGCTCCATGGAGGGCACGTGGTACCTGGTGGGACTGGTGAGCTGGGGCGCAGGCTGCCAGAAGAGCGAGGCCCCGCCCATCTACCTACACATCGCCTCCTACCAAAACTGGATCTGGGACTGCCTCAGCGGGCAGGCCCTGGCCCTGCCAGCCCCATCCAGGGCCCTGCTCCTGGCACTCCCACTGCCCCTCAGCCTCCTTGCTGCCCTCTGA